TAAAAAATATAGGAAAAAAATTGAATATCTCCCATATATCAATTGCTTTTGCAAAATATTCTTCATAGACTATTTTTGTCTTGATATAATAAAAACTCATAATCATAAAAAACACAATAGTTGAAGCAATTAAAATTATAAAAGAATAATATAAAAGCTCTTTAATTAAGTTTTCTTGAGTAATTAGGCTTAGTTCAAACGCAAAAATAATACTATAAAAAGCCACAATTATTTTTCTAAATTTATTAAAAGTATTATTTTTAATAGTTCTTAAAAGCATATTTGCATTAGCGAAAAATACCAATAAAAAATATAAAATACCAAGTAATATAGCCATAATTAGTCCTTATTAGAATTTAAATTAGGAATTTCAAACTGCAATTCATCAGCAAATAGATTTCTCATACCAAAAATCCTACTTAATATTACATCTTGTTCTTTTACACTTGAGAGATTTTTGCCTGCATCTATTGTGGTTATTGCTACTTTTCCAACGATAATTCTACTCTCAACTCCACGCTCATAATTTTTAATCCCCCATAAATTATGCAATATATAGATTTTGTTATCAAATTCTCCTAAATATAAAACTATATGACCTTTTAGAGCTAGCAAGGTTGCAAAAGGTATTGCATTGCTTTTAATATAATTATATTTTTGTTTATTGCTAAGTTTTGAGATATTAAAAAATATTTTTCTATTTAAATAATCTTTTTGATAGATTTGATCTTGCGAATTTCTAGCTAGAAAAACTCCAAATGTGCCAAAGACATCTTTTAAAAAAGCAGAGCAATCTCTATCGCCGTTTAATCCGCCCCAGCCATAGTTTTGTCCTATTAATTCATTTGCGATTTTTTTTAAATCAACGCTAGAAAAACTATCTCCAAGCTTGAAAAAATCTTCTTTTTTGACCTTTATTTCAATAAGTTTTGCGTTATTGTTTAAATCCTTTTTAAAAACTCTTATAGTATAAAAATTAGCACTTTCTTTACTTAATGCCAAAGGCATTCCAATTCTTGCGTATTCTATGAAGTCTTCATTTTTATCTATTAATGCAATTTTATCTTTTTTAGGCATTATGAAGTCTTTTGATGATTTATAAATATTTAAATCTTCATCACTAATAAATGCAATATTTTTATTTTCTATAAAGCCAACTACTACGCTATTATAAATAAAACTCCAGCCAAAATCCTTGCTAAAATGAGAGATTTTAACAGGAGTATATGCGTAGATAAATGAGTTTTGCAAATAATCAAACGGATAGCCTTCACCTGCTAATTTAGGATTTTTAAATCTTGGTTTTTTAGTAGGTAATAATCTTAAATTACTTGAATGAATAATGATTGCATT
This is a stretch of genomic DNA from Campylobacter sp. RM12651. It encodes these proteins:
- a CDS encoding SH3 domain-containing C40 family peptidase; its protein translation is MKNIILIICLVIFTSCSKNYFALPSQDLNNYESNEFYINKEVSQKLKENYLKNLFYVWGIDKTNINMKNIANDILKDTGYGENYQLNSQKLMQNIVDNADFDNLNKISKNAIIIHSSNLRLLPTKKPRFKNPKLAGEGYPFDYLQNSFIYAYTPVKISHFSKDFGWSFIYNSVVVGFIENKNIAFISDEDLNIYKSSKDFIMPKKDKIALIDKNEDFIEYARIGMPLALSKESANFYTIRVFKKDLNNNAKLIEIKVKKEDFFKLGDSFSSVDLKKIANELIGQNYGWGGLNGDRDCSAFLKDVFGTFGVFLARNSQDQIYQKDYLNRKIFFNISKLSNKQKYNYIKSNAIPFATLLALKGHIVLYLGEFDNKIYILHNLWGIKNYERGVESRIIVGKVAITTIDAGKNLSSVKEQDVILSRIFGMRNLFADELQFEIPNLNSNKD